In the genome of Streptococcus mitis, one region contains:
- a CDS encoding transposase, protein MEQLHFITKLLDIKDPNIQIMDVINRNTHKEIIAKLDYDAPSCPECGSQMKKYDFQKPSKVPYLETTGMPTRILLRKRRFKCYHCSKMMVAETSLVKKNHQIPRIINQKIAQKLIEKTSMTDIARQLSISTSTVIRKLNDFCFKSDFSYLPEIMSWDEYAFTKGKMSFIAQDFDKLNIITVLEGRTQTIIRNHFLRYNRSVRCQVKIITMDMFSPYYDLAKHLFPYAKIVLDRFHIVQHLSRAMSRVRVQIMKQFERKSHEYKAIKRYWKLIQQDSRKLSDKRFYRPTFRMHLTNKEIIDKLLSYSEDLKHHYHLYQLLLFHFQNKEPEKFFGLIEENLKKVHPLFKTVFKTFLKDKEKIVNALQLPYSNAKLEATNNLIKLIKRNAFGFRNFENFKKRIFIALNIKKERTKFVLSRA, encoded by the coding sequence ATGGAACAATTACATTTTATCACAAAATTACTAGACATTAAAGACCCAAATATCCAAATTATGGATGTCATTAATAGGAATACCCACAAGGAAATCATCGCTAAACTGGACTACGACGCTCCATCTTGTCCTGAGTGTGGAAGTCAAATGAAGAAATATGACTTCCAAAAACCGTCTAAGGTTCCTTACCTTGAAACGACTGGTATGCCTACTAGAATTCTCCTTAGAAAACGTCGATTCAAGTGCTATCATTGCTCGAAAATGATGGTAGCTGAGACTTCTCTCGTCAAGAAGAATCACCAAATCCCTCGTATCATCAACCAAAAGATTGCCCAGAAGCTAATTGAGAAGACTTCTATGACCGATATTGCCCGTCAGCTGTCTATTTCAACTTCAACTGTTATTCGCAAGCTCAATGACTTCTGTTTTAAGTCTGATTTTTCTTACCTCCCTGAGATTATGTCCTGGGACGAATATGCCTTCACTAAGGGAAAGATGAGTTTCATTGCTCAAGATTTTGATAAGCTCAATATTATCACTGTTCTTGAGGGTAGAACACAAACTATCATAAGAAATCATTTTCTGCGCTACAATCGCTCTGTTCGTTGTCAGGTGAAAATCATTACTATGGATATGTTTAGTCCTTACTATGACTTGGCTAAACATCTTTTTCCGTATGCCAAAATCGTTCTAGATCGCTTCCACATTGTACAACATCTTAGCCGTGCTATGAGTCGTGTTCGTGTCCAAATCATGAAGCAATTTGAGCGAAAATCTCATGAATATAAGGCTATCAAGCGCTACTGGAAACTCATTCAACAGGATAGCCGTAAACTGAGTGATAAGCGATTTTATCGCCCTACTTTTCGCATGCACTTAACCAATAAAGAGATTATTGACAAGCTTTTGAGCTATTCAGAAGACTTGAAACACCACTATCATCTCTATCAACTCTTGCTTTTTCACTTTCAGAATAAGGAACCGGAGAAATTTTTCGGACTCATTGAGGAAAATCTAAAGAAAGTTCATCCTCTTTTTAAGACTGTCTTTAAAACCTTTCTAAAGGACAAAGAGAAAATCGTCAATGCCCTTCAGTTACCCTATTCTAATGCCAAATTAGAAGCAACCAATAATCTCATCAAACTTATCAAACGCAATGCCTTTGGTTTTCGGAACTTTGAAAACTTCAAAAAACGGATTTTTATCGCTCTGAATATCAAAAAAGAAAGGACGAAATTTGTCCTTTCTCGAGCTTAG
- a CDS encoding GAF domain-containing protein — protein sequence MLESEKQSRYQMLNEELSFLLEGETNVLANLSNASALLKSRFPNTVFAGFYLFDGKELVLGPFQGGVSCIRISLGKGVCGEAARFQETVLVGDVTTYPNYISCDSRAKSEIVVPMMKNGQLLGVLDLDSSEIDDYDAMDRDYLEQFVAILLEKTEWDFTMFGEKA from the coding sequence ATGTTAGAATCAGAAAAACAATCACGTTATCAAATGTTAAATGAAGAGCTCTCTTTTTTGTTGGAAGGTGAAACCAATGTTTTGGCTAATCTTTCCAACGCCAGTGCTCTTCTAAAATCACGTTTTCCTAATACCGTATTTGCAGGCTTTTATCTGTTCGATGGAAAGGAATTGGTTTTAGGTCCCTTCCAAGGAGGTGTTTCCTGCATCCGTATCTCACTAGGCAAAGGTGTTTGTGGTGAGGCAGCCCGCTTTCAGGAAACTGTTCTGGTTGGTGATGTAACAACTTATCCCAACTATATTTCTTGTGATAGTCGAGCTAAAAGTGAAATTGTTGTGCCAATGATGAAGAATGGTCAACTGCTCGGGGTTCTGGATCTGGATTCTTCAGAGATTGATGATTATGATGCTATGGATCGAGATTATTTGGAACAATTTGTCGCTATTTTGCTTGAAAAGACAGAATGGGACTTTACAATGTTTGGGGAGAAAGCCTAA
- a CDS encoding DNA polymerase III subunit gamma/tau (catalyzes the DNA-template-directed extension of the 3'-end of a DNA strand; the tau chain serves as a scaffold to help in the dimerizaton of the alpha,epsilon and theta core complex; the gamma chain seems to interact with the delta and delta' subunits to transfer the beta subunit on the DNA): protein MYQALYRKYRSQNFSQLVGQEVVAKTLKQAVEQEKISHAYLFSGPRGTGKTSVAKIFAKAMNCPNQVGGEPCNNCYICQAVTDGSLEDVIEMDAASNNGVDEIREIRDKSTYAPSLARYKVYIIDEVHMLSTGAFNALLKTLEEPTQNVVFILATTELHKIPATILSRVQRFEFKSIKIQDIKEHIHYILEKENISSEPEAVEIIARRAEGGMRDALSILDQALSLTQGNELTTAISEEITGTISLSALDDYVAALSQQNVPKALSCLNLLFENGKSMTRFVTDLLHYLRDLLIVQTGGENTHHSPVFVENLALPQENLFEMIRLATVSLADIKSSLQPKIYAEMMTIRLAEIKPEPALSGAVEHEISALRQEVARLKQELANLGTVPKPTSPVPTRPAAGKTVYRVDRNKVQSILQEAVENPDLARQNLIRLQNAWGEVIESLGGPDKALLVGSQPVAANEHHAILAFESNFNAGQTMKRDNLNTMFGNILSQAAGFSPEILAISMEEWKEVRAAFSAKAKSSQAEKEAEESLIPEGFEFLADKVKVEED, encoded by the coding sequence ATGTATCAAGCACTTTATCGAAAATATAGAAGTCAAAACTTCTCCCAGTTGGTTGGACAGGAAGTTGTGGCTAAGACTCTTAAACAAGCAGTAGAGCAAGAGAAAATAAGTCACGCTTATCTTTTTTCTGGTCCTCGTGGAACGGGAAAAACCAGTGTAGCCAAGATTTTTGCCAAAGCTATGAACTGTCCAAATCAAGTGGGTGGTGAACCGTGTAATAACTGCTATATTTGTCAAGCAGTGACGGACGGTAGTTTAGAAGATGTCATTGAAATGGATGCGGCCTCTAATAATGGGGTTGATGAAATCCGTGAAATCCGTGATAAATCTACCTATGCTCCTAGTCTTGCCCGTTATAAGGTTTATATCATAGACGAGGTTCATATGCTGTCTACAGGGGCTTTTAATGCTCTCCTAAAGACGCTGGAAGAGCCCACACAGAATGTGGTCTTTATTTTAGCTACCACTGAATTGCACAAGATACCTGCCACTATTTTATCGCGTGTCCAACGATTTGAGTTTAAATCAATTAAGATACAGGATATTAAAGAACATATACATTATATATTAGAAAAAGAAAATATCAGTTCTGAACCAGAGGCTGTGGAAATCATTGCCAGACGCGCTGAAGGTGGGATGCGAGACGCCTTATCTATTTTGGATCAAGCCCTGAGTTTGACACAAGGAAATGAGCTGACGACTGCAATCTCTGAAGAAATTACTGGCACAATTAGTCTATCAGCCTTGGATGATTATGTGGCTGCCTTGTCTCAACAGAATGTTCCCAAGGCTTTGTCTTGCTTAAATCTTCTATTTGAGAATGGTAAGAGCATGACTCGTTTTGTGACCGATCTTTTGCACTATTTAAGAGACTTGTTAATTGTTCAAACAGGTGGAGAAAACACTCATCATAGTCCAGTTTTTGTAGAAAATTTGGCTCTTCCTCAGGAAAATCTGTTTGAAATGATTCGCTTAGCGACAGTTAGTTTAGCAGATATTAAGTCTAGTTTACAACCTAAAATCTATGCTGAAATGATGACCATTCGTTTAGCGGAGATTAAGCCGGAGCCAGCTCTTTCTGGTGCAGTTGAACATGAAATTTCTGCATTGAGACAGGAAGTTGCCCGTCTCAAACAAGAACTCGCCAATTTGGGAACCGTACCCAAGCCAACAAGTCCAGTACCTACCCGCCCAGCAGCAGGCAAGACAGTCTATCGTGTTGATCGCAATAAAGTGCAATCTATTTTACAAGAGGCCGTCGAAAATCCTGATTTAGCACGTCAAAATTTAATTCGCTTGCAGAATGCCTGGGGAGAGGTGATTGAAAGTCTAGGAGGCCCTGATAAGGCTCTACTAGTTGGTTCTCAACCGGTTGCGGCCAATGAACACCATGCTATTCTTGCTTTTGAATCTAATTTCAATGCTGGTCAAACCATGAAACGGGACAATCTCAACACTATGTTTGGCAACATTCTAAGTCAAGCAGCAGGTTTTTCACCTGAGATTTTAGCTATTTCTATGGAGGAATGGAAAGAAGTGCGTGCAGCCTTTTCAGCTAAAGCTAAATCTTCTCAAGCTGAAAAAGAAGCAGAAGAAAGTCTGATACCAGAAGGATTTGAATTTTTGGCTGATAAAGTGAAGGTAGAGGAAGACTAA
- a CDS encoding Fe-S cluster assembly ATPase SufC: MSVLEIKDLHVEIEGKEILKGVNLTLKTGEIAAIMGPNGTGKSTLSAAIMGNPNYEVTKGEVLFDGVNILELEVDERARMGLFLAMQYPSEIPGITNAEFLRAAMNAGKEDDEKISVREFITKLDEKMELLNMKEEMAERYLNEGFSGGEKKRNEILQLLMLEPTFALLDEIDSGLDIDALKVVSKGVNAMRGEGFGAMIITHYQRLLNYITPDVVHVMMEGRVVLSGGPELAARLEREGYAKLAEELGYDYKEEL; this comes from the coding sequence ATGTCAGTATTAGAGATCAAAGATCTTCACGTTGAGATTGAAGGAAAAGAAATTTTAAAAGGGGTTAACCTGACCCTGAAAACAGGCGAAATCGCCGCTATCATGGGACCAAATGGTACTGGTAAATCAACTCTTTCAGCCGCTATCATGGGAAATCCAAACTATGAAGTAACCAAAGGTGAAGTTTTGTTTGATGGCGTAAACATCCTTGAGTTGGAAGTGGACGAGCGTGCGCGTATGGGACTTTTCCTTGCTATGCAATATCCGTCTGAAATTCCTGGAATTACTAACGCTGAGTTTCTTCGTGCCGCTATGAATGCGGGGAAAGAAGACGATGAGAAGATTTCAGTTCGTGAGTTCATCACTAAGCTAGACGAAAAAATGGAATTGCTTAACATGAAAGAAGAAATGGCAGAGCGTTACCTCAACGAAGGCTTCTCTGGTGGTGAGAAAAAACGTAATGAAATTCTTCAACTCTTGATGTTAGAACCAACATTTGCCCTTTTGGACGAGATTGACTCTGGTCTTGATATTGACGCTCTTAAAGTTGTTTCTAAAGGTGTTAATGCCATGCGTGGTGAAGGCTTTGGTGCTATGATTATCACTCACTACCAACGTCTTTTGAATTATATCACACCAGATGTGGTACACGTCATGATGGAAGGTCGTGTTGTCCTTTCTGGTGGTCCAGAATTGGCTGCGCGTTTGGAACGTGAAGGATACGCAAAATTAGCTGAAGAACTTGGTTACGACTACAAGGAAGAATTGTAA
- a CDS encoding Fe-S cluster assembly protein SufD codes for MTKENIKLFSEMHAEPSWLADLRQKAFDKIESLELPVIERVKFHRWNLGDGTITENEPSANVPDFTALDNHLKLVQVGTQTVFEQIPVELAQQGVVFTDFHSALEEIPELVEEFFMSSVKYDDDKLAAYHTAYFNSGAVLYIPDNVEIAEPIEGIFYQDSDSDVPFNKHIIIIAGKNSKISYLERLESRGQGSVKATANITVEVIARSGAQVKFAAIDRLGENVTAYISRRGKLGNDASIDWAIGVMNEGNVVADFDSDLIGNGSHADLKVVALSSGRQVQGIDTRVTNYGCNSIGNILQHGVILEKATLTFNGIGHIIKGAKGADAQQESRVLMLSDQARSDANPILLIDENDVTAGHAASIGQVDPEDMYYLMSRGLDKATAERLVVRGFLGSVIVEIPVKEVRDEMIATIEEKLSKR; via the coding sequence ATGACTAAAGAAAATATTAAACTTTTTTCAGAAATGCACGCTGAACCAAGCTGGTTGGCAGACCTCCGTCAAAAAGCTTTTGATAAGATTGAGAGTTTAGAATTACCAGTTATTGAGCGTGTCAAATTCCACCGTTGGAATCTGGGTGATGGAACGATTACAGAAAATGAGCCATCAGCAAATGTTCCAGATTTCACTGCACTAGATAATCACTTGAAGTTGGTGCAAGTAGGAACTCAAACTGTTTTTGAACAAATTCCAGTTGAGTTGGCTCAACAAGGAGTTGTATTTACAGACTTTCACTCAGCTTTAGAAGAAATTCCAGAACTCGTAGAAGAATTCTTCATGTCATCTGTTAAGTACGACGATGATAAATTAGCAGCTTACCATACAGCGTATTTCAACAGTGGTGCGGTTCTCTACATTCCAGATAATGTTGAAATTGCGGAACCAATCGAAGGAATTTTCTACCAAGATAGTGATAGCGATGTGCCGTTTAACAAGCATATTATAATTATCGCTGGTAAAAATTCTAAGATTAGTTATCTGGAACGTTTAGAGTCACGTGGCCAAGGAAGTGTCAAAGCAACTGCCAATATCACTGTGGAAGTGATTGCACGTTCTGGTGCGCAAGTGAAGTTTGCGGCTATCGACCGTCTAGGTGAAAATGTTACTGCCTACATTAGCCGTCGTGGTAAATTAGGCAACGATGCAAGCATTGACTGGGCGATTGGTGTTATGAACGAAGGAAACGTCGTTGCGGACTTTGATAGCGACTTGATTGGTAACGGTAGCCATGCGGATCTTAAAGTCGTAGCTCTTTCAAGTGGCCGTCAGGTGCAAGGAATTGATACTCGTGTAACCAACTATGGTTGCAACTCAATCGGAAATATCCTACAACATGGGGTTATTCTTGAAAAAGCAACCTTGACCTTCAATGGTATTGGCCACATTATCAAGGGTGCCAAGGGAGCAGATGCGCAACAAGAGAGCCGTGTTCTTATGCTTTCAGACCAAGCGCGTTCAGATGCCAATCCAATTCTTTTGATTGACGAAAATGATGTTACTGCAGGTCACGCAGCTTCTATCGGTCAGGTGGATCCAGAAGACATGTACTACCTCATGAGCCGTGGTTTAGATAAGGCAACTGCAGAACGTTTGGTTGTCCGTGGTTTCCTTGGCTCCGTTATCGTTGAGATTCCAGTCAAGGAAGTTCGTGATGAAATGATTGCAACTATCGAAGAAAAATTGTCAAAACGCTAA
- a CDS encoding cysteine desulfurase: MLDVEAIRKDFPILDQIVNDEPLVYLDNAATTQKPLAVLETINRYYEQDNANVHRGVHTLAERATASYEAARETIRKFINAGSTKEVLFTRGTTTSLNWVARYAEEVLTEGDQVLISVMEHHSNIIPWQEACRKTGAELVYAYIKDGALDMDDLRSKLTDRVKFVSLTHASNVLGVVNPIKEFTQLAHQVGAIMVVDGAQSTPHMKIDVQDLDVDFFAFSGHKMAGPTGIGVLYGKEKYLEQMSPVEFGGEMIDFVYEQSASWKELPWKFEAGTPNMAGAIGLAAAVDYLEKIGMDVIEAHEQELIAYVYPKLQAIEGLTIYGSQDLAQRSGVIAFNLGDLHPHDLATALDYEGVAVRAGHHCAQPLLQYLDVPATARASFYIYNTKADCDKLVDALLKTKEFFNGTF, encoded by the coding sequence ATGTTAGATGTAGAAGCGATTCGCAAGGATTTTCCAATTTTAGATCAGATTGTCAACGATGAACCACTGGTCTATCTGGACAATGCTGCGACGACACAAAAACCACTAGCAGTTCTGGAAACGATCAATCGCTACTATGAACAGGATAATGCCAATGTTCATCGTGGTGTTCATACCTTGGCAGAACGGGCGACAGCTTCTTATGAAGCTGCGCGTGAAACCATTCGTAAGTTTATCAATGCAGGGTCTACAAAGGAAGTTCTCTTTACCAGAGGAACGACAACCAGTCTTAACTGGGTTGCGCGTTATGCTGAGGAAGTCTTGACTGAGGGCGACCAGGTCTTGATTTCCGTCATGGAACACCATTCTAATATCATTCCTTGGCAGGAAGCTTGCCGCAAGACTGGAGCGGAGCTTGTCTATGCCTATATTAAGGATGGAGCTCTGGATATGGATGACTTGCGTTCTAAATTGACTGATAGAGTTAAGTTTGTCTCCCTTACTCACGCCTCAAATGTTCTGGGTGTGGTTAATCCAATCAAAGAATTTACTCAATTGGCCCACCAAGTTGGAGCCATTATGGTGGTGGATGGCGCTCAGTCTACGCCTCATATGAAGATTGATGTTCAGGACTTGGATGTAGACTTCTTTGCCTTCTCAGGTCACAAGATGGCTGGTCCGACAGGTATCGGTGTTCTGTACGGCAAAGAGAAGTATTTGGAACAAATGTCACCGGTGGAGTTTGGTGGTGAGATGATTGATTTTGTCTATGAGCAGTCTGCTAGTTGGAAGGAATTGCCTTGGAAATTCGAGGCAGGAACTCCCAATATGGCGGGTGCAATTGGACTAGCTGCTGCAGTAGATTATCTAGAAAAAATTGGCATGGATGTCATTGAAGCCCATGAACAAGAACTGATAGCCTACGTCTATCCAAAACTTCAGGCAATTGAGGGATTGACTATTTATGGTTCGCAGGACTTGGCTCAACGTTCGGGTGTTATTGCCTTTAACCTAGGCGATCTCCATCCTCACGATCTTGCGACTGCTTTGGATTATGAAGGAGTAGCTGTTCGTGCGGGCCACCACTGCGCCCAACCCTTGCTTCAGTATTTGGACGTCCCAGCAACAGCTCGCGCAAGTTTTTATATCTACAATACCAAGGCAGATTGCGATAAACTAGTCGATGCCTTGCTAAAGACAAAGGAGTTTTTCAATGGCACTTTCTAA
- a CDS encoding iron-sulfur cluster assembly scaffold protein yields MALSKLDSLYMAVVADHSKNPHHQGKLEDAEQISLNNPTCGDVINLSVKFDAEERLEDIAFLNSGCTISTASASMMTDAVLGKTKQEILELATIFSEMVQGQKDERQDQLGDAAFLSGVAKFPQRIKCATLAWNALKKTIEDQEKQ; encoded by the coding sequence ATGGCACTTTCTAAACTAGATAGTCTCTATATGGCAGTGGTAGCGGACCATTCGAAAAATCCACATCATCAAGGAAAGTTAGAAGACGCTGAACAAATCAGTCTAAACAATCCAACCTGTGGGGATGTCATCAATCTCTCTGTCAAGTTTGATGCAGAGGAACGTTTGGAAGATATCGCTTTTCTAAACTCAGGTTGTACCATCTCAACTGCCTCTGCTAGTATGATGACAGATGCCGTTTTAGGAAAAACCAAACAAGAAATTTTAGAGCTTGCGACTATTTTTTCTGAAATGGTTCAAGGGCAGAAAGATGAACGCCAAGACCAACTCGGTGATGCAGCCTTCTTGTCAGGTGTTGCCAAATTCCCGCAACGGATTAAGTGTGCAACCTTGGCTTGGAACGCCCTTAAGAAAACAATTGAAGATCAAGAAAAACAGTAA
- a CDS encoding Fe-S cluster assembly protein SufB, which translates to MAEERVEPKPIDLGEYKFGFHDDVEPVLSTGKGLNEDVIRELSAAKGEPEWMLEFRLKSYETFKKMPMQTWGADLSEIDFDDLIYYQKPSDKPARSWDDVPEKIKETFERIGIPEAERAYLAGASAQYESEVVYHNMKEEFQKLGIIFTDTDSALKEYPDLFKQYFAKLVPPTDNKLAALNSAVWSGGTFIYVPKGVKVDIPLQTYFRINNENTGQFERTLIIVDEGASVHYVEGCTAPTYSSNSLHAAIVEIFALDGAYMRYTTIQNWSDNVYNLVTKRAKALKDATVEWIDGNLGAKTTMKYPSVYLDGEGARGTMLSIAFANAGQHQDTGAKMIHNAPHTSSSIVSKSIAKGGGKVDYRGQVTFNKNSKKSVSHIECDTIIMDDLSASDTIPFNEIHNSQVALEHEAKVSKISEEQLYYLMSRGLSESEATEMIVMGFVEPFTKELPMEYAVELNRLISYEMEGSVG; encoded by the coding sequence ATGGCTGAAGAAAGAGTAGAACCAAAACCAATTGACCTTGGTGAATATAAATTTGGTTTTCATGATGATGTAGAGCCTGTCCTATCGACAGGAAAAGGATTGAACGAAGATGTCATTCGCGAATTATCAGCTGCTAAGGGAGAACCTGAGTGGATGTTAGAATTCCGTTTGAAGTCTTATGAAACCTTCAAAAAAATGCCTATGCAAACTTGGGGAGCGGACTTGTCAGAGATTGACTTTGATGACTTGATTTACTATCAAAAACCATCTGACAAACCAGCTCGTTCTTGGGATGACGTTCCTGAAAAAATCAAAGAAACCTTTGAACGTATCGGTATTCCAGAAGCTGAACGTGCCTATCTAGCAGGGGCCTCTGCCCAGTACGAGTCAGAAGTGGTTTACCACAACATGAAGGAAGAGTTCCAGAAATTGGGGATTATCTTTACAGATACAGATTCTGCCCTCAAGGAATATCCAGACTTGTTTAAACAATACTTTGCCAAGTTGGTACCGCCGACTGATAACAAGTTGGCTGCACTCAACTCAGCAGTATGGTCTGGTGGAACCTTTATTTACGTACCAAAAGGGGTCAAGGTAGATATCCCACTTCAAACTTACTTCCGTATCAACAACGAAAATACAGGTCAGTTCGAACGTACCTTGATTATCGTTGATGAGGGAGCAAGTGTACACTACGTAGAAGGATGTACAGCACCAACATATTCAAGCAATAGCCTGCACGCGGCCATTGTAGAAATCTTTGCTTTGGATGGAGCTTATATGCGTTATACAACCATCCAAAACTGGTCTGACAACGTTTATAATTTGGTAACAAAACGTGCCAAAGCCTTGAAAGATGCGACGGTTGAGTGGATTGATGGAAACTTGGGTGCCAAAACAACTATGAAATACCCATCTGTTTACCTAGATGGAGAAGGGGCGCGTGGGACTATGCTTTCTATTGCCTTTGCCAATGCAGGGCAACATCAGGATACTGGTGCTAAGATGATCCACAATGCTCCACATACTAGCTCATCTATCGTGTCTAAATCAATCGCTAAAGGCGGCGGAAAGGTTGACTACCGTGGACAAGTAACCTTTAACAAAAACTCTAAGAAATCTGTCTCACACATCGAGTGTGACACCATTATTATGGATGACTTGTCAGCGTCAGATACTATTCCATTTAACGAAATCCACAACTCGCAAGTGGCTTTGGAACACGAAGCCAAGGTTTCTAAGATTTCAGAAGAACAACTCTATTACCTCATGAGCCGTGGATTGTCAGAATCTGAGGCAACAGAGATGATTGTCATGGGATTTGTAGAGCCCTTCACAAAAGAACTTCCAATGGAATACGCCGTTGAGCTGAACCGCTTGATTAGCTATGAAATGGAAGGGTCAGTTGGGTAA
- a CDS encoding aquaporin, giving the protein MDFTWAIKYATEFLATALLIILGNGAVANVELKGTKGHQSGWIVIAVGYGMGVMIPALMFGNVSGNHINPAFTLGLAVSGLFPWAQVAPYIIAQVLGAIFGQALVVATHRPYYLKTENPNNILGTFSTISSLDNGSKESRFAATVNGFVNEFVGSFVLFFAALGLTKNFFGAELVSKAQAAINSQVAQATTQGQTIPQEQVTAALDQAKEQVAPFMTSGLGIAHLALGFLVMALVTSLGGPTGPALNPARDLGPRLLHAFLPKSVLGEHKGDSKWWYSWVPVVAPIAAAIAAVAVFKFLYL; this is encoded by the coding sequence ATGGATTTCACATGGGCAATTAAATATGCCACTGAATTTTTGGCCACTGCTCTTTTGATCATTCTTGGAAATGGTGCAGTTGCCAACGTTGAACTTAAAGGTACGAAAGGTCACCAAAGTGGCTGGATCGTTATCGCTGTTGGTTACGGTATGGGGGTTATGATTCCTGCCTTGATGTTTGGTAACGTATCTGGAAACCACATCAACCCAGCCTTCACTCTTGGACTTGCAGTCAGCGGTCTATTCCCTTGGGCACAAGTTGCGCCTTATATCATCGCACAAGTTTTGGGTGCTATCTTTGGTCAAGCCTTGGTTGTGGCAACACATCGCCCATACTACTTGAAAACTGAAAATCCAAACAACATCTTGGGTACTTTCTCAACAATTTCAAGTTTGGATAATGGTTCAAAAGAATCACGCTTTGCAGCAACTGTTAATGGTTTTGTAAACGAGTTTGTTGGTTCATTTGTCCTTTTCTTTGCAGCGCTTGGTTTAACTAAAAACTTCTTTGGTGCTGAACTAGTGTCAAAAGCGCAAGCGGCTATCAATTCTCAAGTTGCTCAAGCAACTACTCAAGGTCAAACAATTCCTCAAGAACAAGTGACAGCAGCACTTGATCAAGCTAAAGAACAAGTAGCACCATTTATGACATCTGGTCTTGGAATTGCTCACTTGGCACTTGGATTCCTTGTTATGGCCTTGGTAACATCACTTGGTGGACCTACAGGACCTGCCTTGAACCCAGCCCGTGACTTGGGACCACGTCTCCTTCATGCTTTTCTTCCAAAATCAGTTCTTGGTGAGCACAAAGGCGATTCAAAATGGTGGTATTCTTGGGTACCAGTAGTAGCACCTATCGCAGCAGCAATTGCAGCAGTAGCTGTTTTCAAATTCCTTTACCTATAA